One window of Dermacentor albipictus isolate Rhodes 1998 colony chromosome 9, USDA_Dalb.pri_finalv2, whole genome shotgun sequence genomic DNA carries:
- the LOC139049908 gene encoding uncharacterized protein: MVRQFCHLARLCRLMGCFHIGDLNEQAMTRASIKWRTPYVVYSAVWLFFVLFLQGLVLGNKISRLTSSATFTKALVVTVRLFALANALANIYCITIRANGLLEFLRKAARFETISGFPPPSRRAVASRRRCFFVFQKVAKLAVTVAAFAVLLTALFGPSSLASVRYRWNVVIKILSAFADVVFIFYESVMYLVLSCAAEVLVHYMKAQLRAFDNCQRCVRAAPCKADLALEVEAIRGSVSSIREMKACLNDMWNPAILTSSVCLLWSQCISLYCLFADRAARLDVWLGFFYSWYCSLRFLELAVISHDLRMEAQNIKDATKNVTMAGATSTYLRQVRYLHDTIDPAAMCLTGASFFRLDRPLLVSITGAVITYTVIVVQTNEQLVGDLAANLTMAVT; the protein is encoded by the exons ATGGTGCGGCAGTTCTGCCACTTGGCGCGGCTTTGCAGATTGATGGGTTGCTTCCACATCGGAGACCTCAACGAGCAAGCTATGACCAGGGCGTCAATCAAGTGGAGAACTCCTTACGTCGTTTATTCGGCAGTCTGGCTATTCTTCGTTCTTTTCCTTCAAGGATTAGTACTGGGTAACAAAATTAGCCGCTTGACTTCCAGCGCGACGTTCACGAAGGCTCTCGTAGTTACGGTTCGCCTCTTTGCGTTGGCCAACGCTCTGGCTAACATCTATTGCATCACCATTCGGGCAAACGGGCTCCTAGAGTTTCTTAGAAAAGCGGCCCGTTTCGAAACAATCAGCGGCTTTCCTCCTCCGAGTCGCCGAGCTGTCGCATCCAGGCGTCGTTGCTTCTTCGTGTTTCAAAAAGTGGCGAAGTTAGCAGTCACCGTGGCCGCTTTTGCTGTTCTTCTGACGGCCCTGTTCGGGCCTTCTTCTCTGGCGAGCGTCAGGTATCGGTGGAACGTCGTGATCAAGATTCTGAGCGCGTTCGCCGACGTCGTGTTCATTTTCTACGAGTCGGTCATGTATCTCGTCTTGAGCTGCGCTGCCGAAGTTCTCGTGCACTACATGAAGGCCCAACTGCGAGCCTTCGACAACTGCCAGCGGTGTGTCAGAGCAGCGCCCTGCAAGGCTGACTTGGCTCTCGAAGTCGAAGCTATACGCGGTAGCGTCTCCAGTATCAGAGAAATGAAGGCGTGCCTCAACGACATGTGGAACCCGGCCATACTGACGTCATCAGTGTGCCTCTTGTGGTCACAGTGCATCAGCCTTTACTGCCTCTTCGCCGATAGAGCAGCTCGCCTTGACGTGTGGTTGGGGTTCTTCTACAGCTGGTACTGCTCTCTCAGATTTCTAGAACTAGCAGTCATCAGCCACGACCTACGAATGGAG GCCCAGAATATAAAAGATGCGACCAAGAACGTGACCATGGCGGGCGCGACAAGCACGTACTTACGTCAA GTTCGCTACCTGCATGACACAATAGATCCCGCTGCCATGTGCCTTACCGGGGCAAGCTTTTTCCGCCTTGACAGACCTCTCCTGGTATCG attacGGGTGCTGTGATAACATACACTGTCATAGTGGTGCAGACCAACGAGCAACTAGTCGGTGACTTGGCCGCCAATCTCACGATGGCGGTAACCTAG